Proteins encoded together in one Halalkaliarchaeum sp. AArc-CO window:
- a CDS encoding cation:proton antiporter yields MASELLLLEVGILFAAVAIAGLIATRLGQSVIPFYIVSGMLLSPFVLGRLDMPYVAETEFVKIGAELGIVFLLFFLGLEFNLDRLIESKQEIGTAGTIDLVINFGVGLILGYALFRDPLAAFLAAGIVYISSSAIITKSLIDLGWIANDESAPMLGTLVYEDLVIAVYLAVASAIVLGGDGFGDAAVSIGIAMGFILLLLLAVYFGTSYFARVLETDSNEFVVLRVIGVTVLIAGGALALGVSEAVAAFFVGMAFSATGHVHEIENLLEPVRDTFAAVFFFWIGLITDPLLFAGVAGLIAAAVIVTTPTKLVSGFLGGKAYDLDDRRSTRVALGMTTRGEFSLIIATIALAGAEAGTFPEALATDINAFAVGYVLVMAILGTTLMQYSEPFERFVVERRNESDASVAAD; encoded by the coding sequence ATGGCCAGTGAACTGTTGCTCCTCGAGGTCGGCATCCTGTTTGCGGCCGTCGCGATCGCGGGACTGATCGCGACGCGGCTGGGCCAGTCCGTCATCCCCTTTTATATCGTGTCGGGAATGCTGTTGTCGCCGTTCGTCCTGGGGCGGCTCGACATGCCGTACGTCGCCGAAACGGAGTTCGTCAAGATCGGTGCGGAGTTGGGTATCGTCTTCCTGCTGTTTTTCCTCGGGCTGGAGTTCAACCTCGATCGACTCATCGAGAGCAAACAGGAGATCGGAACCGCCGGAACGATCGATCTCGTGATCAACTTCGGCGTCGGGCTGATCCTGGGATATGCGCTCTTTCGCGATCCGCTCGCGGCGTTTCTGGCCGCGGGGATCGTCTACATCTCTTCGTCGGCGATCATCACCAAGTCGCTGATCGACCTGGGGTGGATCGCGAACGACGAGAGCGCGCCGATGCTCGGCACGCTCGTGTACGAGGACCTCGTGATCGCGGTGTATCTCGCCGTCGCCTCGGCGATCGTACTCGGCGGCGACGGGTTCGGCGATGCGGCAGTCTCGATCGGGATCGCGATGGGCTTTATTCTGCTGTTGCTACTGGCGGTCTACTTCGGCACCAGCTACTTCGCCCGCGTTCTCGAGACGGATTCCAACGAGTTCGTCGTGTTGCGGGTGATCGGCGTGACCGTCCTCATCGCGGGAGGGGCGCTCGCGCTCGGCGTGAGCGAGGCGGTCGCCGCCTTCTTCGTGGGGATGGCCTTTTCGGCGACCGGGCACGTCCACGAGATCGAAAACCTGCTGGAGCCGGTCAGGGACACCTTCGCCGCCGTCTTCTTCTTCTGGATCGGGCTGATCACCGATCCGCTGTTGTTCGCGGGAGTCGCAGGCCTCATCGCCGCGGCGGTGATCGTCACGACCCCCACGAAGCTCGTCTCCGGGTTCCTCGGCGGCAAGGCGTACGATCTCGACGATCGTCGGAGCACGCGCGTCGCGCTCGGCATGACCACGCGCGGGGAGTTCTCGCTGATCATCGCGACGATCGCGCTTGCGGGCGCCGAGGCGGGGACGTTCCCGGAAGCGCTCGCGACCGACATCAACGCCTTCGCCGTCGGCTACGTGCTGGTGATGGCGATCCTCGGAACGACGCTGATGCAGTACTCCGAACCGTTCGAACGGTTCGTCGTCGAGCGTCGGAACGAAAGCGACGCCTCGGTTGCCGCCGACTAA